From Natrinema amylolyticum, the proteins below share one genomic window:
- a CDS encoding alpha/beta fold hydrolase: protein MTESYQPGDVEPISGSYVHVEVEGVDHRIYFEENGPEDGIPLLCQHTAGNNCQEWRHLLTDEEITEEFRVIAHDLPYHGKSVPPTSQEWWTEDYTMTAEKFTETLVNLADALELEDPIYMGSSMGGNIALELADWYPERFRALIGLECGAHSPGFYIDWLDHPEVNTTEVNAYSCWGLMAPQSPEQTRRETMYLYEQGATGVFKGDLYYYSVDHDYRDKLDQVNADECPLYIANGEYDYLTTPEDGRQTAEGIGEGATAVEFAEIGHFPMSEHPELFNAYITEVLADVTGDRDEELPDVLEPDDVGIELHQQGPAREKPAE from the coding sequence ATGACCGAATCCTACCAGCCGGGCGACGTCGAACCGATCAGCGGGTCGTACGTCCACGTCGAAGTAGAAGGGGTCGACCACCGGATCTACTTCGAGGAGAACGGTCCCGAAGACGGGATCCCGCTGCTCTGCCAGCACACGGCCGGCAACAACTGTCAGGAGTGGCGCCACCTCCTGACCGACGAGGAGATCACCGAGGAATTCCGCGTCATCGCCCACGATCTGCCCTATCACGGGAAGTCGGTCCCCCCGACCTCGCAGGAGTGGTGGACCGAGGACTACACCATGACGGCCGAGAAGTTCACCGAGACGCTCGTGAACCTCGCCGACGCCCTCGAGCTCGAGGACCCGATCTACATGGGCTCGAGCATGGGCGGCAACATCGCGCTCGAGCTGGCCGACTGGTATCCCGAGCGATTTCGGGCGCTGATCGGCCTCGAGTGCGGCGCTCACAGCCCGGGCTTCTACATCGACTGGCTCGACCACCCCGAAGTGAACACGACGGAGGTCAACGCCTACTCCTGTTGGGGGCTGATGGCACCCCAGAGTCCAGAGCAGACGCGACGAGAGACGATGTATCTCTACGAACAGGGCGCGACGGGCGTGTTCAAGGGCGACCTCTACTACTACTCCGTCGATCACGACTACCGAGACAAACTCGATCAGGTCAACGCCGACGAGTGCCCCCTCTACATCGCCAACGGCGAGTACGACTACCTGACCACGCCCGAGGACGGCCGCCAGACCGCCGAGGGGATCGGCGAGGGGGCGACCGCCGTCGAGTTCGCCGAGATCGGCCACTTCCCGATGAGCGAACATCCAGAGCTGTTCAACGCCTACATCACGGAGGTGCTCGCCGACGTCACCGGCGATCGAGACGAGGAGCTTCCGGACGTCCTTGAGCCCGATGACGTCGGCATCGAACTCCACCAACAGGGGCCGGCCCGCGAGAAACCGGCCGAGTAA
- a CDS encoding NmrA/HSCARG family protein: MTTSVLVTGATGNQGGAVVEHLLEADADFDVSGLTRDTSGDRARELADRGVTMVEGDLNETESLTPHVAEVDAVFAVTNFWTQGYDAQVQQGKNIAEVAAEEGVDQFVLSGVGSHERDTGIPHFDSAWEIDQHAQELDLPLTVLQPVFFFQNFEAFAEDVVEDGQIALPLEEGVSLQMIDVDDVGRAAAVAFANPDEFVGERVELAGDDKTLAETAEILSEVTGRDVDPVHVPIEDAYDSFGEEFTVMCEWFNEVGYDADIDALEERFGFAFTDLESYFRENGWEDKEGMASVPGWVKAMQ, translated from the coding sequence ATGACGACGAGCGTCCTCGTCACCGGCGCGACCGGCAATCAGGGCGGCGCGGTCGTCGAACACCTGCTCGAGGCCGACGCCGACTTCGACGTCTCCGGCCTGACCCGCGACACCTCCGGCGATCGAGCGCGAGAACTGGCCGACCGCGGCGTGACGATGGTCGAAGGCGACCTGAACGAGACGGAGTCGCTGACGCCCCACGTCGCCGAGGTCGACGCCGTCTTCGCCGTCACGAACTTCTGGACGCAGGGGTACGACGCGCAGGTCCAGCAGGGGAAGAACATCGCCGAGGTCGCCGCCGAAGAGGGTGTCGACCAGTTCGTCCTCAGCGGCGTCGGCAGCCACGAGCGAGACACGGGGATTCCCCACTTCGATTCCGCGTGGGAGATCGATCAGCACGCTCAGGAACTCGACCTGCCGCTGACCGTTCTCCAGCCCGTGTTCTTCTTCCAGAACTTCGAGGCCTTCGCGGAGGACGTCGTCGAGGACGGCCAAATCGCGCTCCCCCTCGAGGAGGGCGTCTCCCTCCAGATGATCGACGTGGACGACGTCGGCCGCGCCGCCGCGGTCGCCTTCGCCAACCCCGACGAGTTCGTCGGCGAGCGCGTCGAACTCGCGGGCGATGACAAGACGCTGGCCGAGACCGCGGAGATCCTCTCCGAGGTCACCGGACGGGACGTCGACCCCGTCCACGTCCCGATCGAGGACGCCTACGACTCCTTCGGCGAGGAGTTCACCGTCATGTGCGAGTGGTTCAACGAGGTCGGCTACGACGCCGACATCGACGCCCTCGAGGAACGGTTCGGCTTCGCATTCACTGACCTCGAGAGCTACTTCCGTGAGAACGGCTGGGAGGACAAAGAGGGGATGGCGTCGGTTCCCGGTTGGGTCAAGGCGATGCAGTAG
- a CDS encoding MaoC/PaaZ C-terminal domain-containing protein: MSPSLAAETTAPNSAAANYRTDCGIFRLASERLLMRYFEDIAIGDEETFGRWTVTRDEIVSFARKWDPQRFHVDPEAAKKSVHGGLIASGFHTVAVAMRLWVDEYLDDVANMGARYLSELAWHEPVRPGDTLAVSGEVLDETIPEHTDGHGYLDYELTARVDDQAVMTMVTDLVVQRRGD; encoded by the coding sequence ATGTCACCATCTCTCGCGGCAGAAACGACGGCTCCGAACTCCGCGGCCGCGAACTACCGAACGGACTGTGGGATTTTCCGGCTCGCGTCCGAACGACTCCTCATGCGCTACTTCGAGGACATAGCCATCGGCGACGAGGAGACCTTCGGCCGGTGGACAGTGACGAGAGACGAGATCGTCTCGTTCGCTCGGAAATGGGATCCACAGCGGTTTCACGTCGATCCCGAGGCCGCGAAGAAATCGGTCCACGGCGGCCTCATTGCCAGCGGCTTCCACACGGTCGCGGTCGCGATGCGCCTCTGGGTCGACGAGTATCTGGACGACGTGGCGAACATGGGTGCACGCTACCTCTCCGAGCTCGCTTGGCACGAACCCGTTCGTCCCGGCGACACCCTCGCCGTCAGCGGCGAAGTGCTGGACGAGACGATTCCGGAACACACGGACGGCCACGGCTACCTCGACTACGAACTCACGGCCCGTGTCGACGACCAAGCGGTGATGACGATGGTGACCGATCTCGTGGTGCAACGCCGCGGCGACTGA